Proteins encoded together in one Olsenella timonensis window:
- the prfA gene encoding peptide chain release factor 1 yields MRDKLLKIIQAYEELEKRLMDPAVVSDPKEYARLAKEHAGQTELVTRAREYLGALDDIEAAKEMLHEADAEEKAMLQEDIAGNEAKLPSLEEDIKFLLIPADPNDDKDTIVEIRAGVGGDEAAIFAGDLFKMYERFCEHRGWRVEVLSSSPSEAGGFKTIEFKVSGDKVYSVLKFESGVHRVQRVPKTESQGRIQTSTATVAVLPEADEIDIQIDPSDLRIDTYCASGPGGQCVNTTYSAVRITHLPTNTVVQSQDQRSQIQNREVCMQMLRARLYEMELERQQAEQGAERLSQIGHGNRSEKIRTYNQPQDRVTDHRIGFNGTYNGVLLGDALPSVIEALAAADRAEKLAQVA; encoded by the coding sequence ATGCGAGACAAGCTGCTCAAGATCATCCAGGCATACGAGGAGCTCGAGAAGCGCCTCATGGACCCGGCCGTGGTCTCCGACCCCAAGGAGTACGCGCGCCTGGCCAAGGAGCACGCCGGCCAGACCGAGCTGGTGACCCGCGCCCGCGAGTACCTGGGGGCGCTCGACGACATCGAGGCGGCCAAGGAGATGCTCCACGAGGCGGACGCCGAGGAGAAGGCCATGCTGCAGGAGGACATCGCCGGCAACGAGGCCAAGCTGCCCTCCCTCGAGGAGGACATCAAGTTCCTGCTGATCCCCGCCGACCCCAACGACGACAAGGACACGATCGTCGAGATTCGCGCCGGCGTGGGCGGCGACGAGGCCGCCATCTTCGCGGGTGACCTCTTCAAGATGTACGAGCGCTTCTGCGAGCACCGCGGCTGGAGGGTCGAGGTCCTCTCGTCCAGCCCGTCGGAGGCCGGCGGCTTCAAGACCATCGAGTTCAAGGTCTCCGGTGACAAGGTCTACTCCGTGCTCAAGTTCGAGAGCGGCGTCCATCGCGTGCAGCGCGTCCCCAAGACCGAGAGTCAGGGTCGCATCCAGACCTCCACGGCCACCGTGGCGGTGCTGCCCGAGGCGGACGAGATCGACATCCAGATCGACCCCTCCGACCTGCGTATCGACACCTACTGCGCGTCTGGTCCCGGAGGCCAGTGCGTCAACACCACCTACTCGGCGGTGCGCATCACGCACCTGCCCACCAACACCGTGGTGCAGTCCCAGGACCAGCGCAGCCAGATTCAGAACCGCGAGGTCTGCATGCAGATGCTGCGCGCCCGCCTCTACGAGATGGAGCTCGAGAGGCAGCAGGCCGAGCAGGGCGCCGAGCGTCTCTCCCAGATCGGCCACGGCAACCGTTCCGAGAAGATCCGCACCTACAACCAGCCGCAGGACCGCGTGACCGACCATCGCATCGGATTCAACGGCACCTACAACGGCGTGCTGCTCGGGGATGCGCTGCCGAGCGTGATCGAGGCGCTGGCCGCCGCCGATCGCGCCGAGAAGCTCGCGCAGGTGGCGTAG
- the glyA gene encoding serine hydroxymethyltransferase → MTYEHLSASDPEVFAAVGNELRRQRSSIELIASENFVSLAVMEAVGSPLTNKYAEGLPGKRYYGGCWAVDVVEDLARERAKALFGAGFANVQPHSGAQANYAALAALAQPGDTVLGMALDNGGHLTHGSPANFSGKLYHVVSYGVDEKTERIDMDAVEAVARECRPRVIIAGASAYPRVIDFERFAQIAHAVGASLMVDMAHIAGLVATGRHPSPVPHADVVTTTTHKTLRGPRGGMILANDPDLAKRLDSAVFPGSQGGPLEHVIAGKAVAFGEALSPDFAAYTDAILANARALGRGMESRGLRLVSGGTDNHLLLVDLTAAGDVTGRDAERALDDVGITVNKNTIPGERRSPFVTSGIRVGSAAVTTRGFSERECERVGELIGDVITAPGDASVADRVSFEVRELLDAHPLYPEL, encoded by the coding sequence ATGACCTACGAGCACTTGAGCGCGTCAGATCCGGAAGTGTTCGCCGCGGTGGGCAACGAGCTGCGTCGCCAGCGCTCCTCGATCGAGCTCATCGCCTCCGAGAACTTCGTGTCCCTCGCCGTTATGGAGGCCGTGGGCTCCCCGCTCACCAACAAGTATGCCGAGGGCCTGCCGGGCAAGCGCTACTACGGCGGCTGCTGGGCGGTCGACGTGGTGGAGGACCTCGCGCGCGAGCGCGCCAAGGCCCTCTTCGGCGCGGGCTTCGCCAACGTCCAGCCCCACTCCGGCGCCCAGGCCAACTACGCCGCGCTCGCCGCGCTCGCCCAGCCCGGTGACACCGTCCTCGGCATGGCGCTCGACAACGGGGGCCACCTCACGCACGGCTCGCCGGCCAACTTCTCCGGCAAGCTCTACCACGTCGTCTCCTACGGCGTGGACGAGAAGACCGAGCGAATCGACATGGACGCCGTGGAGGCGGTCGCCCGCGAGTGCCGCCCGCGCGTCATCATCGCCGGGGCGTCTGCCTACCCGCGCGTCATCGACTTCGAGCGCTTCGCCCAGATCGCGCACGCGGTGGGCGCCTCCCTCATGGTCGACATGGCCCACATCGCCGGCCTCGTGGCCACCGGGCGCCACCCCAGCCCCGTGCCGCACGCCGACGTGGTCACCACGACCACGCACAAGACCCTGCGCGGCCCGCGCGGCGGCATGATCCTCGCGAACGACCCCGACCTCGCCAAGAGGCTCGACTCCGCCGTGTTCCCCGGCAGCCAGGGCGGCCCGCTCGAGCACGTGATCGCCGGCAAGGCCGTGGCCTTCGGCGAGGCGCTCTCGCCGGACTTCGCCGCCTACACCGACGCGATCCTCGCCAACGCCCGCGCGCTCGGGCGCGGCATGGAGTCGCGCGGCCTTCGCCTGGTCTCCGGCGGCACCGACAACCACCTGCTGCTCGTCGACCTCACGGCGGCCGGCGACGTCACCGGGCGCGACGCAGAGCGCGCGCTCGACGACGTGGGCATCACCGTCAACAAGAACACGATCCCCGGCGAGAGGCGCTCCCCGTTCGTCACGAGCGGCATCCGCGTGGGGTCCGCCGCGGTCACCACGCGCGGCTTCTCCGAGCGAGAGTGCGAGCGCGTCGGCGAGCTCATCGGCGACGTGATCACCGCCCCGGGAGACGCCTCCGTCGCCGATCGCGTCTCCTTCGAGGTCCGCGAGCTCCTCGACGCGCACCCCCTCTACCCGGAGTTGTAG
- the rpiB gene encoding ribose 5-phosphate isomerase B, with translation MRVAIASDHAGFIQKDPLADYLRGRGHDVVDCGPATDARCDYPDFADKVARLVARGEAERGVVICGTGLGVAITADKVAGVRACPIQTVEFARLAREHNDANVICLSGRFVSLEDNEAILDAFLTTDFQGGRHAVRVEKIMREDDPAFPGVPLDLGM, from the coding sequence ATGCGCGTAGCCATCGCGTCCGATCACGCCGGCTTCATCCAGAAGGACCCCCTCGCGGACTACCTGCGGGGACGCGGGCACGACGTCGTCGACTGCGGTCCGGCGACCGACGCGCGCTGCGACTACCCCGACTTCGCGGACAAGGTGGCTCGCCTCGTCGCGCGCGGCGAGGCCGAGCGCGGCGTCGTCATCTGCGGGACGGGCCTCGGCGTCGCCATCACCGCCGACAAGGTCGCCGGCGTGCGCGCCTGCCCGATCCAGACCGTCGAGTTCGCCCGCCTGGCGCGCGAGCACAACGACGCCAACGTCATCTGCCTCTCCGGCCGCTTCGTGTCGCTCGAGGACAACGAGGCGATTCTCGACGCCTTCCTCACCACCGACTTCCAGGGGGGCCGCCACGCCGTGCGCGTGGAGAAGATCATGCGCGAGGATGACCCGGCCTTCCCGGGCGTCCCGCTCGACCTTGGCATGTAG
- the upp gene encoding uracil phosphoribosyltransferase, whose amino-acid sequence MAEEFDPTRFTVIDHPLVQHKLHILRDKGTGTKQFRELVTELAIFEGYEAMRDFPLEDVEVETPLETTTCKRVSGKKVAIIPILRAGLGMVDGILQLVPSARVGHVGMYRDPETHEPHQYYCKFPDDIENRTCLVVDPMLATGGSLTAAIKFLRDAGVRDIRCLTLVSAPEGVRATLDFDADVRLYTCALDRCLNDHAYILPGLGDAGDRIYGTK is encoded by the coding sequence ATGGCTGAAGAGTTCGACCCGACGCGCTTCACGGTCATCGATCACCCGCTCGTCCAGCACAAGCTGCACATTCTGCGCGACAAGGGCACGGGCACCAAGCAGTTCCGCGAGCTGGTGACCGAGCTCGCCATCTTCGAGGGCTACGAGGCCATGCGAGACTTCCCGCTCGAGGACGTCGAGGTGGAGACCCCGCTCGAGACCACCACGTGCAAGCGCGTCTCCGGCAAGAAGGTCGCCATCATCCCGATCCTGCGCGCCGGCCTCGGCATGGTCGACGGAATCCTCCAGCTCGTGCCGTCCGCCCGCGTGGGGCACGTCGGCATGTACCGCGACCCCGAGACCCATGAGCCGCACCAGTACTACTGCAAGTTCCCCGACGACATCGAGAACCGCACCTGCCTCGTCGTGGACCCGATGCTTGCCACGGGCGGCTCGCTCACCGCCGCCATCAAGTTCCTGCGCGACGCCGGCGTGCGCGACATCCGCTGCCTCACGCTCGTCTCGGCGCCCGAGGGCGTGCGGGCGACGCTCGACTTCGACGCGGACGTGCGCCTCTACACCTGCGCGCTCGACCGCTGCCTGAACGACCACGCCTACATCCTGCCCGGCCTCGGGGACGCAGGCGACCGCATCTACGGCACCAAGTAG
- the prmC gene encoding peptide chain release factor N(5)-glutamine methyltransferase translates to MSDGRREEKMPQQDPWTIKRVLDWTCGYLERRGDEHPRLSAEWLLAAVTGLSRVELYVNFDRPLDASELADMHAAIERRAAGEPLQYVTGEMPFRHIVLRCERGVLIPRPETEILVDAALEGVDRATGRGAGAEGGVRVLEVGTGTGCVALSLASERPGTLVTATDLSPRAVALARRNREALCLEEAVDVVECDLASDVPDELMGTFSVLVSNPPYIPTRVLAEEVPAEVRDFEPELALDGGEDGLDVFRRLLELAPVALEPGGTLAVELFEGALDAAAELTRAQGGWASVEVREDLTRRPRVLVAVREG, encoded by the coding sequence GTGAGCGACGGGAGGCGGGAGGAGAAGATGCCGCAGCAGGACCCCTGGACCATAAAGCGCGTGCTCGACTGGACGTGCGGCTACCTTGAGCGCAGGGGGGACGAGCACCCGCGCCTCTCGGCGGAGTGGCTGCTCGCCGCCGTCACGGGACTCTCGCGCGTCGAGCTCTACGTGAACTTCGACCGGCCGCTCGACGCCTCCGAGCTTGCCGACATGCACGCCGCCATCGAGCGGCGCGCGGCGGGGGAGCCGCTGCAGTACGTGACCGGGGAGATGCCCTTCCGCCACATCGTCCTGCGCTGCGAGCGCGGGGTGCTCATCCCCCGTCCCGAGACAGAGATTCTGGTGGACGCGGCCCTCGAGGGCGTGGACCGTGCGACGGGCAGGGGCGCGGGCGCCGAGGGGGGCGTGCGCGTCCTGGAGGTTGGCACGGGGACGGGCTGCGTCGCCCTGTCGCTCGCGTCGGAGCGGCCAGGCACGCTCGTCACGGCGACCGACCTGTCGCCCCGGGCCGTCGCGCTCGCGCGGCGCAACCGCGAGGCGCTCTGCCTGGAGGAGGCGGTCGACGTCGTGGAATGCGACCTCGCCTCGGACGTCCCAGACGAGCTCATGGGCACGTTCTCCGTGCTCGTCTCCAACCCGCCCTACATTCCCACGCGAGTGCTCGCCGAGGAGGTTCCCGCCGAGGTGCGCGACTTCGAGCCCGAGCTCGCGCTCGACGGCGGGGAGGACGGGCTCGACGTCTTCCGGCGCCTGCTCGAGCTCGCCCCGGTGGCGCTCGAGCCGGGCGGGACGCTCGCCGTCGAGCTCTTCGAGGGTGCCCTGGATGCGGCCGCCGAGCTGACGCGCGCGCAGGGCGGCTGGGCCTCGGTCGAGGTCCGAGAGGACCTCACGCGCCGGCCGCGCGTGCTCGTCGCCGTAAGGGAGGGGTAG
- a CDS encoding L-threonylcarbamoyladenylate synthase, translating to MGAVLHASQVNPDGPTVARAAATLRDGGVVVLPTDSVYGICCAATPGNPAHGRIFDIKRRDRAQTLPWFVADVDDLARYGLDVSARALRLAERLWPGALTIVVRASAEVPPEYAQPGDGGATIALRVPASDLDRAVVRALGVPLAQTSANTHGAPAATSGSGLDPAIVAAADLVLDAGPAPVGVASTIVDATSDELRILRAGALDEAEVLLASR from the coding sequence GTGGGAGCCGTCCTTCATGCCAGCCAGGTCAACCCCGACGGGCCCACGGTCGCCCGTGCCGCGGCGACGCTGCGCGACGGCGGCGTCGTCGTGCTGCCCACCGACTCCGTCTACGGCATCTGCTGCGCCGCAACCCCGGGAAACCCGGCGCACGGGCGCATCTTCGACATCAAGCGCCGCGACCGCGCGCAGACGCTGCCGTGGTTCGTTGCCGACGTCGACGACCTCGCCCGCTACGGCCTCGACGTCTCCGCGAGGGCGCTGAGGCTCGCCGAGCGCCTCTGGCCCGGTGCGCTCACAATCGTGGTCCGCGCCTCGGCCGAGGTCCCGCCCGAGTACGCGCAGCCCGGTGACGGCGGGGCCACGATCGCCCTGCGCGTTCCCGCCTCAGACCTGGACCGCGCCGTCGTCCGCGCGCTCGGCGTCCCGCTCGCCCAGACGAGCGCCAACACCCACGGCGCCCCGGCCGCCACCTCGGGCTCGGGCCTGGATCCGGCGATCGTGGCCGCCGCCGACCTCGTGCTCGACGCCGGCCCGGCGCCGGTGGGCGTGGCCTCCACGATCGTGGACGCGACGAGCGACGAGCTTCGGATCCTGCGCGCCGGCGCGCTCGATGAGGCCGAGGTCCTTCTCGCCTCCCGCTGA